One part of the Sporosarcina ureae genome encodes these proteins:
- the flhF gene encoding flagellar biosynthesis protein FlhF — MKMKKYTAPTMVEAMAKVREDFGDDAVILSSNVTKTKGFLGLFRKRSVEVVASYDKTNDQRAYESQVRTIQPVAQPESVERMQREMREIKQMLKDIKQVDHTLGKYPDELLPVLKRLQVQGLANEHIMEIGNLVFDRMKQDKTDFTEDQQIELIRSWFWDQLHNMPFGGISYQKKFINVLGPTGVGKTTTIAKIAARALLEEKKKVGFITTDTYRIAAIEQLRTYANLLQAPVEIAYNEEDFRTAIEKLKDLDLIFIDTAGRNYKEAKFVDDLTKLIDFSLEMETFLVLSTTSKEQDMDTIIRQFDKFPINKFIFTKTDETNSVGSIINLMMKYGIGMAYFTDGQEVPEDLTEASFEKVINLLLEGEPHA, encoded by the coding sequence ATGAAAATGAAAAAGTATACAGCACCTACTATGGTCGAAGCGATGGCGAAAGTACGTGAAGATTTTGGAGACGACGCCGTCATCCTTAGTTCAAATGTCACAAAAACAAAAGGTTTTCTTGGTCTATTTCGTAAACGTTCAGTAGAAGTAGTTGCAAGCTATGATAAAACGAATGATCAACGTGCCTATGAATCACAGGTTCGTACTATACAACCTGTTGCACAACCCGAGTCGGTTGAGCGTATGCAGAGGGAAATGCGAGAAATCAAACAAATGCTGAAAGACATTAAGCAAGTAGATCATACATTAGGAAAATATCCTGATGAACTTCTTCCAGTGTTGAAGAGATTGCAAGTGCAAGGTTTAGCAAATGAACATATTATGGAAATCGGCAATTTGGTATTCGATCGTATGAAACAAGATAAGACGGACTTTACAGAAGACCAGCAAATCGAATTGATTCGAAGCTGGTTCTGGGATCAACTTCACAATATGCCGTTTGGTGGAATCTCTTATCAGAAGAAGTTTATTAATGTACTAGGTCCTACAGGTGTCGGGAAAACAACAACGATTGCCAAAATTGCAGCACGTGCATTATTAGAAGAAAAAAAGAAAGTGGGTTTCATCACAACGGATACGTACCGTATTGCGGCAATTGAACAATTACGAACATATGCTAATTTACTTCAGGCACCAGTTGAAATTGCTTATAACGAAGAAGATTTCCGTACTGCAATTGAAAAATTGAAAGATCTAGATCTTATATTTATTGATACAGCGGGACGAAATTATAAAGAAGCAAAATTTGTTGATGATTTAACAAAACTTATAGATTTTTCATTAGAAATGGAAACGTTTCTTGTGTTATCCACGACTTCAAAGGAACAGGATATGGATACTATCATCAGACAATTTGATAAATTTCCGATCAATAAATTTATATTCACGAAAACAGATGAAACAAATTCTGTAGGCTCGATTATTAACTTAATGATGAAATATGGTATAGGCATGGCATACTTCACAGATGGACAAGAGGTACCTGAGGATTTGACAGAAGCCAGTTTTGAAAAAGTGATAAATCTTCTGTTAGAAGGTGAACCACATGCATGA
- a CDS encoding MinD/ParA family protein: protein MIRNQRPVARSIAIISGKGGVGKSNFTANFSYALVAKGKKVLIVDMDIGMGNIHILFGATPTYHLKDYLTDIQRLEDVVTPIEENLAFIAGGSGLETVVEWSDTMFNRLIEAFSILQMEYDVILFDMGAGATKSSIDLILAMDEIILIATPEPTSITDAYSMIKFICLQDANKTIRIVSNRVLKEQDGRDSVARLQLAMRRFLSVETSILGFLPDDIHVRNAVIAQSPFVKLYPDAKVSKRMLAITDTFMHGDKPSTSIETSGFIDKIKGIFQKGRV, encoded by the coding sequence ATGATCAGAAATCAAAGACCTGTAGCTCGCTCAATTGCCATCATCAGTGGTAAAGGTGGAGTAGGCAAGTCGAACTTTACTGCGAATTTTTCTTATGCTTTAGTAGCAAAGGGCAAGAAAGTTTTAATTGTGGATATGGATATTGGAATGGGAAATATTCATATATTATTTGGCGCTACTCCTACTTATCATTTAAAAGATTACTTGACTGACATCCAAAGATTAGAAGATGTCGTGACACCGATTGAAGAAAACTTGGCATTTATTGCAGGAGGTTCTGGACTGGAAACAGTCGTTGAATGGTCGGATACGATGTTTAATCGATTGATTGAAGCGTTCTCTATTTTACAGATGGAGTATGATGTTATTTTATTCGATATGGGTGCAGGAGCTACGAAGAGTTCTATCGATTTAATATTGGCGATGGACGAGATAATTTTAATTGCGACACCTGAGCCAACGTCGATTACGGATGCTTATTCGATGATAAAATTCATCTGTTTACAAGATGCGAATAAAACCATCCGCATAGTCAGTAATCGTGTACTGAAGGAGCAAGATGGTCGGGATTCCGTCGCACGTCTTCAATTAGCTATGCGAAGATTTTTATCTGTCGAAACCAGTATTTTAGGATTCTTGCCTGATGATATACATGTACGTAATGCGGTGATTGCACAGTCACCTTTCGTTAAGTTATACCCCGATGCAAAAGTCAGCAAGCGTATGCTGGCCATCACTGATACATTTATGCATGGCGATAAGCCTAGCACTTCTATTGAAACCTCTGGATTCATAGATAAAATCAAAGGTATATTTCAGAAGGGGCGTGTGTGA
- a CDS encoding protein-glutamate methylesterase/protein-glutamine glutaminase, whose product MRKLISDMLNKHPLMEVIGIARNGKDAVEKVRDLHPDVITMDIEMPMMNGLEALKLIMDQMPIPVVILSSTTKHNTENAVLAIEYGAVDVIAKPGGAISLNLHEIEKEIVEKVFAASNVGIQTLTRKITPPQKRYTAPPTRMNTASDSRIIPSVPVQTVSFSKNITLIAQTFVIIGTSTGGPRALQEVITRFPAEFPYPILIVQHMPPGFTKSLAERLNGLSEIAVKEAEHGELIENGTAYIAPGGLHLKFEKSRTGYQIVLDGNEAPRSGHRPAVNVLLESAATHKELKFVTAIMTGMGSDGKEGMELLRASCKTITIAESQKTSVVYGMPKAIIDAGLSDEVKDVQEIANAIMGNLK is encoded by the coding sequence ATGCGGAAGTTAATTTCCGATATGTTGAATAAACACCCCTTGATGGAAGTCATCGGCATCGCTAGGAATGGCAAGGATGCAGTGGAAAAGGTACGTGACCTTCATCCCGATGTCATTACAATGGATATTGAAATGCCTATGATGAATGGGCTAGAAGCTTTAAAGCTTATTATGGATCAAATGCCGATCCCTGTAGTGATATTATCGAGTACGACAAAACATAATACGGAAAATGCCGTACTCGCTATAGAATACGGGGCAGTGGATGTTATAGCAAAACCTGGTGGCGCTATTTCGTTAAATCTTCACGAAATAGAAAAAGAGATTGTGGAGAAAGTATTTGCCGCTTCAAATGTGGGGATTCAGACGTTAACAAGAAAAATTACCCCGCCACAAAAAAGGTATACAGCACCGCCAACTAGAATGAATACAGCGAGTGATAGTAGAATCATTCCATCGGTACCGGTACAAACTGTAAGTTTTTCTAAAAATATTACACTTATTGCCCAAACGTTTGTTATAATAGGTACATCGACTGGGGGTCCAAGAGCCTTACAAGAAGTTATAACTAGGTTTCCTGCAGAATTTCCCTATCCAATTCTTATTGTTCAGCATATGCCGCCCGGCTTCACAAAGTCATTAGCCGAACGACTTAATGGCTTAAGTGAAATCGCAGTTAAAGAAGCTGAACATGGAGAGCTAATCGAAAATGGAACAGCCTATATTGCACCAGGGGGGTTACATTTGAAGTTCGAGAAATCCAGAACAGGTTATCAAATCGTATTGGATGGAAACGAAGCGCCTCGTTCTGGACACCGCCCAGCAGTAAATGTGTTATTAGAATCAGCGGCCACACATAAAGAATTGAAATTTGTAACAGCTATCATGACAGGCATGGGGTCTGATGGAAAAGAAGGCATGGAACTTTTACGTGCGTCATGCAAAACGATTACCATAGCGGAATCCCAGAAAACTTCCGTTGTGTATGGAATGCCCAAAGCCATAATAGATGCGGGTCTGAGTGATGAAGTAAAAGACGTGCAAGAGATCGCCAATGCCATAATGGGAAATTTGAAGTAA
- a CDS encoding chemotaxis protein CheA, whose protein sequence is MDVSQYLDMFIEESKEHLQACSEQLLALENDPDDLAIVNEVFRAAHTLKGMSATMGYEDIADLTHKMENVLDAIRNSKISVTTEILDVVFEAVDDLELMVQDIESGGDGKKDVSKLVDTLNRIEAGQPLDLVEDSVSATTEEAPIEVVTSTGVQYDEFELTVISQSAEQGFNALEITVTLREDCLLKVARVFMTFEILEKSGEVIKTVPTVEQLENEDFDQKFTIVLLTQEDAEDLKAKVMKVSEIEDVKITHITDEYVQKYKQAAIIENEAPPEVIETTIVPVANVTPTEKVSKEAIKTKKSASSNSNKTIRVNIDRLDILMNLFEELVIDRGRLQSIASELHNPELNESVERMTRVSGDLQNIILNMRMVPVETVFNRFPKMVRQLARDLNKKIDLEIVGAETELDRTVIDEIGDPLVHLIRNALDHGIEMPEERIAKGKPEVGTVTLRAYHSGNHVFIELEDDGAGVNRERVVGKAVEKGIISPEAADSLTNKQVAELILASGFSTAASITDVSGRGVGLDVVKNTIESLGGHISIDSTEGKGSLFQVQLPLTLSIISVMLVELDQEIYAIPLSSIIETAIIQKSDILNAHNQPVIDFRGTIVPLVDLKDIFEMKNRSNEEDEFQSIVIVRKGESLAGLVVDSFIGQQEIVLKSLGEYLQSVFAISGATILGNGQVALIVDCNALIK, encoded by the coding sequence ATGGATGTAAGTCAGTATTTGGACATGTTCATCGAAGAAAGTAAAGAACACTTACAAGCTTGTAGTGAGCAACTACTCGCGTTAGAGAATGATCCGGATGATCTGGCAATTGTCAATGAAGTCTTTAGAGCGGCACATACGCTTAAAGGAATGTCAGCGACAATGGGATATGAAGATATCGCAGATTTAACGCACAAGATGGAGAACGTTCTAGATGCAATTCGAAATTCAAAGATCAGTGTCACAACTGAAATACTAGACGTTGTATTTGAAGCGGTGGATGATCTTGAACTAATGGTACAAGACATTGAATCTGGTGGAGATGGAAAAAAAGACGTCAGCAAATTAGTTGATACGCTAAATCGAATTGAAGCAGGCCAACCGCTTGATTTGGTCGAGGATTCTGTATCAGCGACTACTGAGGAAGCACCAATTGAAGTGGTCACTTCTACAGGGGTTCAATATGATGAATTTGAGTTGACGGTTATTTCTCAATCTGCAGAGCAAGGTTTTAATGCACTAGAGATTACGGTTACATTACGTGAAGACTGCTTGTTAAAAGTGGCACGCGTATTCATGACGTTTGAGATTTTAGAAAAATCAGGCGAAGTTATAAAAACCGTTCCTACAGTAGAACAATTGGAAAATGAAGATTTCGATCAGAAATTTACGATTGTGTTATTGACACAGGAGGACGCTGAAGACCTAAAAGCAAAAGTAATGAAAGTTTCTGAAATAGAAGACGTGAAAATCACACATATTACAGATGAATATGTGCAAAAATATAAGCAAGCTGCGATAATTGAAAATGAAGCGCCTCCAGAAGTGATTGAAACGACAATAGTGCCAGTTGCTAATGTTACGCCAACAGAAAAAGTGTCAAAAGAAGCTATTAAAACTAAAAAGTCTGCGTCTTCAAACTCCAATAAAACTATACGGGTAAATATTGATCGACTCGATATTTTGATGAACTTATTTGAAGAACTGGTCATCGATCGCGGACGTCTTCAATCGATCGCGAGTGAATTGCATAACCCGGAATTGAATGAATCCGTTGAGAGAATGACACGTGTATCAGGAGACTTGCAGAATATTATATTGAATATGCGAATGGTGCCTGTGGAAACTGTCTTCAATCGATTCCCTAAAATGGTGCGTCAATTGGCACGGGATCTCAATAAGAAAATCGATTTGGAGATTGTGGGAGCTGAAACAGAACTAGACCGCACTGTAATCGATGAAATAGGGGATCCACTTGTTCACTTAATTAGAAATGCTTTAGATCACGGTATTGAAATGCCTGAAGAACGTATCGCGAAAGGTAAGCCAGAAGTTGGGACTGTAACATTGCGTGCCTACCATTCGGGTAACCATGTATTCATTGAGCTTGAAGATGATGGAGCTGGTGTAAACCGTGAGCGTGTAGTAGGTAAAGCAGTTGAAAAAGGAATTATCAGTCCGGAAGCGGCAGATTCATTAACAAATAAGCAAGTGGCCGAGTTGATTTTAGCTTCAGGATTTTCAACTGCAGCTTCCATAACTGACGTCTCAGGTCGTGGTGTGGGTCTAGACGTAGTTAAAAATACAATTGAATCTCTTGGTGGACACATATCTATCGATTCGACAGAAGGAAAAGGTTCGTTATTCCAGGTGCAGTTACCTCTTACTCTTTCTATTATTTCTGTCATGTTAGTAGAGTTGGATCAAGAAATATATGCAATCCCATTGTCTTCTATTATTGAGACTGCCATTATTCAGAAGTCTGATATTTTAAATGCGCATAATCAACCGGTCATTGACTTCCGTGGGACTATTGTGCCGTTAGTAGACTTGAAAGATATATTTGAAATGAAGAATAGAAGTAATGAAGAAGATGAGTTCCAGTCTATCGTAATTGTTCGTAAAGGTGAAAGTTTAGCTGGTTTAGTCGTAGATTCATTTATTGGTCAACAAGAAATCGTCTTAAAATCACTCGGAGAATACTTGCAGAGTGTCTTTGCGATCTCAGGTGCTACGATTCTAGGAAATGGTCAAGTCGCATTAATTGTTGACTGTAATGCATTGATTAAATAA
- a CDS encoding chemotaxis protein CheW yields the protein MTNTVEVSDMKVIVFQLMNKEYAIGIDVVESIEKSLSITRVPRMPSYVKGVLNLRGVVTPVVDLRERFDMETKEFDETSCIIIVSHADSEVGLIVDDANDVMDVPTSAIGPQPEVVGSVESEFISGVAKVDKRLLVMLNLDKVLQPIKKANADEF from the coding sequence ATGACAAATACAGTAGAAGTAAGTGATATGAAAGTAATCGTCTTCCAATTGATGAATAAAGAATATGCGATTGGTATTGATGTGGTGGAATCGATTGAGAAATCTTTATCCATTACACGCGTTCCCCGTATGCCTTCTTATGTCAAAGGAGTGTTAAATTTACGTGGTGTAGTAACGCCTGTAGTAGACTTGCGTGAACGTTTTGATATGGAGACTAAAGAGTTTGATGAGACAAGTTGTATTATAATTGTGTCGCATGCAGATTCTGAGGTCGGATTAATTGTAGATGATGCGAATGATGTGATGGATGTGCCGACAAGTGCAATAGGGCCTCAACCCGAAGTAGTGGGATCTGTGGAGTCCGAATTCATTTCAGGAGTAGCAAAAGTCGATAAGAGATTATTGGTCATGTTGAATCTAGATAAAGTTTTGCAGCCGATTAAGAAGGCGAATGCAGATGAATTCTGA
- a CDS encoding chemotaxis protein CheC has translation MNSENEITEMHLDVLKEIGNIGAAHAATSLSQLLGQKIDMRVPNVELVTFDEMFNLAGGSEKVVAGIFLRIEGDLTGTMFFVLTIESATQFIRKLTGDTSFTFTDAEDLGMGASALQELGNILSGSYLSSLSDFTSLNIYPTVPSLSIDMVGAIVSFGLIEVSQYSDEVIVIETEILQEGEHGMSSLAGHFFLLPDPPSYRTIFSSLGVL, from the coding sequence ATGAATTCTGAAAATGAAATTACAGAAATGCATTTGGATGTCTTAAAGGAAATCGGTAATATTGGAGCAGCGCATGCAGCAACGTCACTATCTCAGCTTTTAGGTCAGAAGATTGATATGCGCGTACCTAATGTTGAACTAGTTACATTTGATGAAATGTTTAATCTGGCAGGCGGTAGTGAAAAAGTGGTTGCTGGCATCTTTTTACGCATAGAAGGCGATTTGACAGGGACGATGTTTTTTGTGCTGACTATTGAATCTGCTACACAATTTATCCGCAAACTAACTGGTGATACGAGCTTTACTTTTACTGATGCAGAGGATTTGGGAATGGGTGCATCTGCGCTTCAGGAACTGGGAAATATCTTATCAGGTTCCTATCTATCATCGCTTTCTGATTTCACATCATTAAATATTTATCCAACTGTACCCTCATTAAGTATTGACATGGTGGGTGCCATTGTCAGCTTCGGCCTGATCGAAGTATCTCAGTATAGTGATGAAGTAATCGTCATTGAGACGGAAATATTGCAAGAAGGTGAACATGGAATGTCTAGTCTGGCTGGACACTTCTTCTTATTACCCGACCCGCCGTCTTACCGTACGATATTCAGTTCGCTAGGAGTCTTGTAG
- a CDS encoding chemotaxis protein CheD has protein sequence MAAIQTVVRVGIADMNIVKSPHTIRTSGLGSCVGVILYDSSKKIAGMVHVMLPDSELGKSTKLNVAKFADTGIHALLELLKSEGVRPFSIKAKIAGGAQMFQFGSNDTIRIGPRNVEAVKKELKRYSIPIVAEDTGGSSGRTIEFDPDTGILHVRTVNAGTQEI, from the coding sequence ATGGCAGCTATCCAAACAGTAGTACGCGTAGGGATTGCAGATATGAATATCGTGAAATCCCCTCACACGATTCGCACATCAGGACTGGGTTCATGTGTAGGTGTAATACTGTATGATTCTTCAAAGAAAATAGCAGGTATGGTACATGTTATGTTGCCTGACAGCGAGTTAGGTAAATCGACAAAACTAAATGTAGCGAAATTCGCTGACACGGGTATTCATGCTTTGTTAGAATTATTAAAATCAGAAGGGGTCAGACCTTTCAGTATTAAAGCAAAAATTGCGGGTGGCGCACAAATGTTTCAATTCGGTTCGAATGATACAATTCGTATCGGCCCGCGCAATGTAGAAGCTGTTAAAAAGGAATTGAAGAGATATTCAATCCCAATTGTTGCAGAGGATACGGGTGGCTCGAGTGGACGTACAATTGAATTTGATCCTGATACAGGTATCCTACATGTTCGTACCGTCAATGCCGGAACACAGGAAATTTAA
- a CDS encoding FliA/WhiG family RNA polymerase sigma factor, whose amino-acid sequence MANQDVTERHQWKLWIEDRDPDAGDTLVRMYTPLVNYHVQRISAGLPKNVSRDEIKSLGYQGLFDALTKFDPSRDLKFDTYASFRIRGTIIDGLRKEDWLSRSSREKTKKMDEEISKLEQSYLRTVTPEEVADHLGMTTDQVYQTVHEQYFANVLSIDEKMNEDDDHDQTFVLQDEQTKTPEQQAVKSELIGDLVTKIKELNENEQLVLSLFYQEDMTLTEIGEILSLSTSRISQIHSKALFKLRSLLAAEITDGGIL is encoded by the coding sequence ATGGCAAATCAAGATGTAACTGAACGACATCAGTGGAAGTTATGGATCGAAGACCGTGATCCTGATGCAGGTGATACGCTAGTTCGAATGTATACACCTCTTGTGAATTATCACGTTCAACGAATCAGCGCTGGGTTGCCGAAAAATGTATCGCGTGATGAAATTAAATCACTTGGTTATCAAGGCCTTTTCGACGCATTAACAAAATTTGATCCTTCACGTGATTTGAAATTTGACACATATGCATCTTTTCGTATCCGAGGTACCATTATAGATGGACTACGAAAGGAAGATTGGTTGTCACGCTCTTCACGAGAAAAAACAAAAAAGATGGATGAAGAAATCAGTAAGCTTGAACAGTCCTACCTGCGAACGGTAACACCTGAGGAAGTAGCGGATCATTTAGGCATGACAACCGATCAAGTCTATCAAACTGTGCATGAACAGTATTTTGCAAATGTATTATCGATCGATGAAAAAATGAACGAAGACGATGATCACGATCAGACTTTCGTGTTGCAAGATGAACAAACGAAAACGCCTGAACAACAAGCTGTAAAAAGCGAATTGATAGGGGATTTGGTTACGAAAATTAAAGAACTGAATGAAAATGAACAATTGGTGCTCAGTCTTTTTTATCAAGAAGACATGACGTTGACGGAAATCGGAGAGATATTAAGCTTATCTACATCTAGAATCTCGCAAATACATTCAAAAGCGCTGTTTAAATTACGGTCGTTACTAGCCGCTGAAATTACAGATGGAGGGATTTTATGA
- a CDS encoding helix-turn-helix domain-containing protein, producing MGILLAILFILQIVGFMVMTLLYLRISKFNDLEKKQQQLMKEMDQSVLAYLSEIKEENDRLIHQLNQRTEDNVNPLSNTATPEYSIDEEAETPESIPKPKPHPVPVHFALRSYQKTVENERNEKETQKEPQARPLDDREKAKQLYAEGKSISDIARELKKGKTEIELLLKFG from the coding sequence ATGGGGATTTTATTAGCTATTTTATTCATCTTACAAATCGTAGGTTTTATGGTAATGACATTGCTGTACTTGAGAATTTCTAAGTTCAATGATCTGGAGAAAAAGCAACAACAACTTATGAAAGAGATGGATCAATCGGTGTTAGCTTATCTATCAGAGATCAAGGAAGAAAATGATCGTTTGATCCATCAATTGAATCAACGGACGGAAGACAATGTGAACCCTTTATCAAATACAGCAACGCCTGAGTATTCAATAGATGAAGAAGCTGAAACGCCCGAGTCGATACCAAAGCCGAAGCCTCATCCGGTTCCTGTCCATTTCGCTTTACGATCTTACCAGAAAACGGTGGAGAACGAAAGGAACGAAAAAGAAACGCAAAAAGAGCCACAAGCTAGACCACTCGATGACAGGGAGAAAGCAAAACAGCTATATGCTGAAGGGAAATCCATTTCAGATATTGCAAGAGAGCTAAAAAAAGGTAAGACTGAAATCGAATTATTATTAAAGTTTGGCTAA
- the rpsB gene encoding 30S ribosomal protein S2 has protein sequence MSVISMKQLLEAGVHFGHQTRRWNPKMKKFIFVERNGIYIIDLQKTVKKLEEAYNFMRQVGADGGKVLFVGTKKQAQEAIKEEAERAGMYYINQRWLGGTLTNFGTIQKRVARMKAIEKMEEDGTFDVLPKKEVSQLNKEHERLVKFLGGIRDMKGLPDVIFIVDPRKERIAVAEAIKLHIPLVGIVDTNCDPDEIDYVIPANDDAIRAVRLLTSKMADALIESRQGEDEEVAETANETATVSAD, from the coding sequence ATGTCAGTAATCTCAATGAAACAATTGCTAGAAGCTGGTGTACATTTCGGACACCAAACACGTCGTTGGAACCCAAAAATGAAGAAATTTATCTTCGTGGAGCGTAACGGCATTTACATCATCGACCTTCAAAAAACGGTCAAAAAATTAGAGGAAGCTTACAACTTCATGCGCCAAGTCGGTGCTGATGGTGGTAAAGTTCTTTTCGTAGGTACGAAGAAACAAGCACAAGAAGCAATCAAAGAAGAAGCAGAACGTGCTGGAATGTACTACATCAACCAACGTTGGTTGGGTGGAACATTAACTAACTTCGGAACTATTCAAAAGCGTGTAGCGCGTATGAAAGCTATTGAGAAAATGGAAGAGGATGGCACGTTTGACGTACTTCCTAAAAAAGAAGTTTCTCAATTAAATAAAGAGCACGAACGTCTTGTGAAATTCCTAGGCGGTATCCGTGACATGAAAGGCTTACCAGATGTAATCTTTATTGTAGATCCACGTAAAGAGCGTATTGCGGTAGCTGAAGCAATCAAATTGCATATTCCACTTGTTGGAATCGTTGATACTAACTGTGATCCGGACGAAATCGATTATGTCATCCCTGCGAACGACGATGCAATCCGTGCAGTTCGTCTACTAACAAGTAAAATGGCAGATGCTTTGATTGAATCCCGTCAAGGTGAAGATGAAGAAGTAGCTGAAACAGCGAACGAAACAGCAACTGTTTCTGCAGACTGA
- the tsf gene encoding translation elongation factor Ts: MATITAQMVKELREKTGAGMMDCKKALTQVDGDMAAAMDFMREKGLSSAAKKADRIAAEGVANILVQGNEAVILEVNAETDFVAKNEGFQTLVKEISEFLIATKPASVEEANSAKLDNGLTVSEHISNAVAKIGEKITLRRFEIRTKTDQDAFGPYLHMGGRIAVLTVLEGSTDSDAAKDVAMHIAAMNPKYISRDEVSADEVEKERNVLTEQALNEGKPENIVAKMVEGRLGKYFEEICVLDQAFVKNSDQKVRDFVKTTGGTLVEFIRYEVGEGIEKREDNFADEVMSQVKGN, encoded by the coding sequence ATGGCAACAATTACAGCTCAAATGGTTAAAGAACTTCGTGAAAAAACAGGCGCAGGTATGATGGACTGCAAAAAAGCTCTAACTCAAGTAGACGGTGATATGGCAGCGGCAATGGACTTCATGCGTGAAAAAGGTCTTTCAAGCGCAGCTAAGAAAGCAGATCGCATTGCAGCTGAAGGAGTTGCAAACATTCTAGTTCAAGGTAACGAAGCAGTAATCCTTGAAGTGAATGCGGAGACAGACTTCGTAGCGAAAAACGAAGGCTTCCAAACACTTGTTAAAGAAATTTCTGAGTTCTTGATTGCTACTAAACCAGCTTCAGTTGAAGAAGCAAACTCTGCGAAATTGGATAACGGCTTGACTGTATCTGAACACATTTCAAACGCAGTGGCTAAAATTGGAGAGAAAATCACTCTTCGTCGTTTTGAAATCCGTACGAAAACAGATCAAGATGCTTTCGGACCATACCTACACATGGGTGGACGTATCGCAGTGTTGACTGTTCTTGAAGGTTCAACAGATTCAGATGCAGCGAAAGATGTAGCAATGCATATCGCAGCAATGAACCCGAAATACATCTCACGTGATGAAGTATCTGCTGATGAAGTAGAAAAAGAGCGTAACGTATTGACTGAGCAAGCTCTAAACGAAGGTAAGCCAGAAAATATCGTAGCGAAAATGGTAGAAGGACGTCTTGGAAAGTACTTTGAAGAAATCTGTGTCCTAGACCAGGCTTTCGTTAAAAACTCTGACCAAAAAGTTCGTGATTTCGTTAAAACTACTGGTGGAACATTAGTAGAATTTATTCGTTATGAAGTAGGCGAAGGCATCGAGAAGCGTGAAGACAACTTTGCTGACGAAGTAATGAGTCAAGTTAAAGGTAACTAA
- the pyrH gene encoding UMP kinase — protein MSIPKYKRIVLKLSGEALAGEQGYGLSPEVVKSVANQVKEVVELGVEVAVVVGGGNIWRGKVGSEMGMDRTTADYMGMLATVMNSLALQDALEKLGPETRVMSSIDMRQVAEPYIRRKAIRHLEKKRVVIFAAGTGNPYFSTDTTAALRAAEIEADVILMAKNNVDGVYTADPMKDSSATKYLELSYLEVISQGLEVMDSTASTLCMDNDIPLVVFSIMENGNIKKAVLGDKIGTVVRRNKQ, from the coding sequence ATGAGTATTCCAAAATATAAGCGTATCGTGTTAAAATTAAGTGGTGAAGCATTAGCTGGTGAGCAAGGTTACGGACTATCTCCGGAAGTTGTGAAATCGGTCGCAAACCAAGTTAAAGAAGTAGTAGAGCTTGGTGTAGAAGTAGCAGTAGTAGTAGGCGGCGGAAACATTTGGCGCGGGAAAGTCGGAAGCGAAATGGGAATGGACCGTACAACAGCTGACTATATGGGAATGCTTGCAACGGTCATGAACTCTCTTGCACTTCAAGACGCTCTTGAAAAGTTAGGACCAGAAACACGGGTTATGTCGTCTATTGACATGAGACAAGTAGCTGAACCCTACATACGCCGAAAAGCTATCCGTCATTTAGAGAAAAAACGTGTCGTAATATTTGCGGCAGGAACAGGTAACCCTTATTTCTCCACAGATACAACAGCTGCATTACGTGCTGCTGAAATCGAAGCGGATGTTATTTTAATGGCGAAGAACAATGTGGACGGGGTGTATACAGCCGATCCAATGAAAGACTCATCTGCTACGAAATACTTGGAACTTTCTTATCTTGAAGTTATTAGTCAAGGTCTTGAAGTAATGGATTCGACTGCTTCTACACTATGTATGGACAACGATATCCCACTTGTAGTATTCTCAATCATGGAAAATGGCAACATCAAAAAAGCTGTACTCGGTGATAAAATCGGGACAGTCGTTAGGAGGAACAAGCAATGA